The stretch of DNA ATGCAtctgtcattttattaaatctttcaTAATATTAAGCATGCATGATCAGATTTACCAAACATGCATGTTtccaacaaaaataagaggaagagagagagagctagatATATAGATGCAATAtcattcttttttccttctttgtttttttgattCTTGTAATAATTTAGGAGACTGCAGAGTAGTAGAAATAAGAGTATGGAAACATAAGTACCGACTCAAACCATGCATTCTCAGAGAAGGCCAAAGCAGCAaagcttattattattattattattattattattattattgttcagTTTAGGGAACAAAATACATGGGATTAGGAAGCTTGAAAGTCCGATTGCCCAAATACTCCCCTTGAAGATCACTCCACTGGTCTCCAACGTTTCCCCATATTCTGTAACCTTGTTCTACTACCAGCTGCTTCCGGATTTCTGATTTGTATTTCACCGCGCTTTGCCCTTTATAAGCTGCAGTCCTGTTAGAGGATATATTAatcaaaccatgcatgcattgatTAACACTACTAACCACTAGTAGTACTCTTTTCTAATTCATCagacacaaaaataaaataaaataacacttatatatttttgtcatcAATGGGCCTTGGCCCATTCCATAACCCAATCACGTGGGCTAATCCATTATAAGCTAGCAGCTAGCATCCATAAAAGACTTAATTTGGAAAACGTGAGCATGCAAAATCGATCAGATCTGCTCAAATATTGGATCGATATGTAACCTTTTTTCTACTTTTCTTGCATGGATATTGATGACTAGGACGACACAATTACCACCAAAATATTGAACAAACATTCACTTTGAATATAGGAAGTAATTGGACATTATTAATTCTCATATATATCCATATCATGCTTGATGAGGcattatattacatatatatatatatatatatatataattaaatggctgtactagtactactcatgagctagctagctagcgttaATATCATCGATAATCTTACCTCATGATGAGACGTTCATAATCCACAAATCCCTGGTCATTCAGGTTATCAATTGTGGCTGGGCCCATGGTCTCCTCGTCTCTTCCCGTGACTAGGATTATCTTAAATCCACTCTCAATCAGTTTGTTATATACTCGGAGCACCGAAGGAATCGCCGTGCAGCCTGCTTTCGTTGCCCACGCCTTGAACCCTACCGGGTCATATGGGTCGCACctatatataagttaaataatttagaggatgatgtacgtacgtacgtaggttTTAatttgattaagtaaatataaattagccATGTACATACGTATATATTACGTACCCATATCGCTTATCTCTGTAATATAATATGTTGGAGATACAGGTGTCGTCAACGTCGAAAATCCAAGCATCCATGCCGTCACCAGATGGAACTATCTCGTTGGCATAACTCAAAATCTGATCTGCAATTAAGCGGAGGTCCCGGAAATATTGTCCGCCAATCATGTAAGTTTCAATGTAGCCCAAGCACTGAGTTGGGACTGTTCGCCAGCCGCGCACGTTGTTGGCCTCTACGGCCAACCTCCAGCTCAGGCAATAGCTGGCACTTTCAGGAGGCCAGGTTGCCCACCAATCAACAGGCGTCCCACCAGTAGCCTTGCAGAATAGAGCTACAAACGAGAAAATCAATACCTCCCGTATTCGATGTACCATGGCCTTGATCATGTGTGAGTATACGATGATATTGATcttgagctagctagcttatcagggaaatcaaaacaatattattgcAACCACACGTAAGACTAAGTACTTGCGGGtcagataaaaataaaaaaaagggagtaaaattaatatatggaaACATGAGCAGTAGTACTTTGGGTTTGCACGTGTATATGTAACCAAAAGGTCACGATAAAGCTGTCTTTGCTCATTGGTGACAGCAAAGAATAACGTGTACTTGTCGGAAGAGATTTTACGTCTTTGCGTTACTAGTTTTCTTATAAAGTCTACGTAAAGTCTACGTAAGTACGCACCCAAATCTTTACAGAAGAAGTTATCGCGCAGCTAGTGTCTCGCTTCTTACCATATATGCATCCACCTGATCGATGGAGCTAATTAATGAAGCCGCGCGCTCTCTTAATTACGGCAGTCTTCTTAGGAACACAACGTTAATTCTTATGTGCCCTAGCTCTTAATTATCAGTTTGCAGGATCGATGCTTTACTTGTTAGGAAGCATGAGCTTTTTCtgcttttctttaattttgtctATGATCTTTTAATATGAAGGTGCTGCAGTTAAAGATCATGGACGAAAGgtcatcttttgttttgtttttgttttttaaactgCAGTCACTTTCTTAAATCCTCGACAGGGAACGGTCATGTTATTCTCTCACTCATGTGGATAGTTATCCTCAACATCATGTTTGGAATTCCTTGCCATCAAGTCTAATTTCCACAggataatcatattttaaacaACGCATGCATCCACAGTTTCCACAATTGACTTTAGATCATGTGTTCAACATCtttcaagaattgaagaaaaggaTAGATGCCGAAGTCGGTCCTGGAAATACGTACGTAGCTTACATGTTGAAGAAAAGCTATTCTTTGATCATTAGGAAacaaatttaaacaaatatatatatatatatattaaagaagaataaagaaaaacctAGCTAGccattttctcttaattaagaaatgagaaaattcTATATACGTACCACACTGCCATCCATCTTTTATCCCATTATACAAGATGTGGTATATTTATAACCAAGTATCATCCAATGATTATAAACATGTTACATCTTACATCTTAGATAGTGgaatgaaagtgagattgtggtATGGTCTATTgagttgcatatatatatatatatatatatagatcaagaAGACTTAATTTGGATATCTATGGTGCAtgttttgaaacaaattaagataaaacaaaacactatatatatatatatatatatatatatatatatgtacgtaggAAGTTAAAGATTAATAATGTTATCATGCAACTTgaaaggaagatatatatatatatatattatgtgtgtgtgtgtatatatatatatatatatatatatatatatatattcagtgaATGCAGAATTAATTAAACTCAATAttgacaaatatttaaaattattttgccATGCACGTAAGGTCCGGCCGGGGTTTGCGCGCGTCTACCAACAATTAATAGTCCAATCCAAATTAGACGATCGTTAATTGGACGAATATATATTCTTGCAATCAGATCTAGATAGATACCCCATAATCTATTTAATGGTAGAGATGAATAATTAGTATTTTAGatcaattataaataattcataacttttatatatatatatatatatatagtaattgtaTGGTATATATTTGCAGTCATGACTTACATTAATTGGACGTTGATGTCCATGCAGTGTCATTATACAGTGATACATCatacaattataattaaattgaaacagtactactactagGTCATTTATGAGATactataaagaaaagaaaaataagaagaggaagaaactgATCAAGAAGAAGATCGATCtaagaagaaaagaatgagTGGTAGGGTACATACGTAAATGATGATCACCTACCCAAAACTAATTAAAACGTGGAGCCGTAGCAGTACTACTGTAACACGTTCGGATCAAGATGCATGCAGAGAACAAcacgctatatatatatatatatatatatatatatatatataatcaaatagaTCTAATTAGAAAGATggagatataatatatatatatatatatagacgatGAGACGAGTACGTTACCTATTAATAGAAGTGACAAGGTAGCTAGATTAATGCAACATGCAGATGATCCATCTATGGACGATTGTTTTGCAACATTACTCCCAAGTACGTAGTACTACTGAACCAAATTTGCTCAACATCCATCGATCATGAAAATAATTAGTATTAACGGGACCTGATCAAGTAAATGATCTTAGGCATCCCGTCAGGAAGCAaactacctagctagctagctagctagctagtgcatatatatatatatatatatatagaaaagtaTATATAACTTTGAagttatctatatatatatatgtgtgtgtgcgcaGGCGCAGATCTAATTAGCGAGACTGCTGCGATATAGGATCTCATTTGTCGATCGAGTAATTGAATTAAGTagtaaaatgatgttttggtgGGAGTTGCGTCAGAGAGCAACTCAAGTGCGTGGATATAGTGGACAGCATGCAATATTGCAAGGTCTGCGCGCGCAAAGGCCGGGGCGGGGCTGGGTTAATATTAATACGTACTGGTCTAAAAGTGGGAATTGAGTCAGAGGCCACGTCTAATAATCAACACAAAGTGGTACGTACTACTACTACTGGCCTGATCAATAGATCTGATCTTGTCTCAAGATCATGATCACTACGTAATTAATAATGGCGCCATataatatccatatatatatatataatatggttatTGAGCAGATTGGACCAATCATCATGAGATGATCATGATCGtgaacaaattaatattaatttaatataaattaatgccATTGGACTAGTATATATAAAGAGGAAAGTCGACATGACATTATGGAGTGGAGCACACGTTAAGTTATGATCATAATTTAGGAAATTattcgttatatatatatatatatatatataggatagaACGTACGTACTCGATCGaacgtactatatatatagtctaaattAAAGTTGAGATAATATTCCAAATGTAAATATGAGTAGTACTGCTACGACTGGAGGATTAGAGAATTTAATAatctattaatatatactttctCTAAATCGAAACTTCACGACGCCATTGGTCGATCGATCACgaacagaatatatatatatatatatatatataaaatatgagtatTATTAATGAAGCAAGCAAATTccacaaattaattaatgcagCTAGCAGTCCTACCTGTAAAATGATGACACGTATGTtgcccattttctttctttcataccCAATTCTTGCACACTGAAGCTGAGCACCATCTCCTGATGACTTTCCCTATTTTATACGAAAACCTCATTATTTAATTACTGCCATGGGAGACTAAAACAATAGACTAACTATCTGATTCCCAATAGACTAAACAATTTCTCCCCAGTATATGTCTTCTCTGAATCCCATAGTGCTTTTGTATTTGGGagactaatatataatatatagacaatGTTCTCATTGTTATGAGCTTATTCATTAccttagataaaagaaaatggggaAGGAAGGATACACGTCTCTCATACTagatatgagtaaagcttatAATAGGGTAGAGTGAGATTTATTGGAGAAGATTATACATACAGTAGGCTTTGATCCAAAAATGATCCATCTGATCATGAATTGTGTTAAATCAATTCCTTTTTTAGTACTAATTAATGAAGAACCAAAAGACCCTATAATTCCAAGTAGAGGATTGAGATAGAGGGACCCACTATCCCCTTATTTATTCCTACTTTGCACTGAGGGCCTCATAAGCTTACTAAAAGAAGATGATAGTAATCATTCTGTGATTAGAGTTAAGATCAGTAAAGGGGGACTTAGAATAAATCATTTGCTATCTATAGATGATAGTGTAAATTTCTGTAAGGCAGATGTTGTTACAAACAAGAAAATGCAAATGctattgaataaatatgaatatgCCTCGGGACAAATTAACAAAGATAAAACATTCATGGTGTTTAGTAGAAATGTGACAGATGAGGTAAAAGAGTAAATAATGTCTCTATTGGGTGGCAGCAATGTGCAGTTGTATGAGAAGTATCTTGGCCTTTCACCTATGGTTGGTAAATCAagatcataagctttctccGAGATCAAACATAGAGTGTGGATGAAATTACAGACATTGAAAGAAAAGTCGTTATCCCAAGGGGGGAGGGAAGCTCTGATAAAAGCTATGGCACTCTCTATTCCCACTTATGCCATGAGCTATCTTAAATTACCTGGCAATCTTTGCACTGAATTAGAAAGTATGATAGCGCATTTTTGGTGGGTTAAGAAAGCAACTGAGAGAATGATACAGTGGATTGGCTAGGAAAAAAATGTGTGAATCTAGTTCAAAGGtgggtttggattcaaaaactTAAGGATTTTTAATATAGCCCTCTTAGCTAAACAATGGTGGAGAATTATGCAAGAAGAAGGTACTATGTTGCATAGAATCTACAAatcaaagtatttttcaaaaaaagaaaagattctTTGATTCAACTTTGGGTACTAATCCCTCGAGATGGACATGGGAAGCTAAAAAACTTTTATTCCAAGGATGTCAATGGAGAAT from Juglans regia cultivar Chandler chromosome 4, Walnut 2.0, whole genome shotgun sequence encodes:
- the LOC108989984 gene encoding acid phosphatase 1, with the protein product MIKAMVHRIREVLIFSFVALFCKATGGTPVDWWATWPPESASYCLSWRLAVEANNVRGWRTVPTQCLGYIETYMIGGQYFRDLRLIADQILSYANEIVPSGDGMDAWIFDVDDTCISNILYYRDKRYGCDPYDPVGFKAWATKAGCTAIPSVLRVYNKLIESGFKIILVTGRDEETMGPATIDNLNDQGFVDYERLIMRTAAYKGQSAVKYKSEIRKQLVVEQGYRIWGNVGDQWSDLQGEYLGNRTFKLPNPMYFVP